In Oryza sativa Japonica Group chromosome 2, ASM3414082v1, the following are encoded in one genomic region:
- the LOC107278718 gene encoding LOW QUALITY PROTEIN: receptor-like protein 52 (The sequence of the model RefSeq protein was modified relative to this genomic sequence to represent the inferred CDS: inserted 1 base in 1 codon; deleted 1 base in 1 codon; substituted 3 bases at 3 genomic stop codons), with amino-acid sequence MSNNNTSNILLLLLLFFLGSGAELDDGGELQTLLTIKRDWGSPAALSSWXVRNSSSFSHCNWAGIGCRNGQVTSLSFHNFQIANLIPASICSLKNLKYLDLSFNNLTGEFPTALYSCSALQFLDLSNNEFTGKLPEHVDKLSLGMQHLNLSRNSFIGDLPSAIGRFSKLKSLVLDSNNFNGTYQGAAIGGLVELEMLTLAYNPFKASLIPNEFGKLTKLTYLWLSWMNLIGNIPNVLSALTELELLDISINKLEGKIPKWIWKLQKLEMLFLSGNNFIGEIGSDISALKLQELDLSINKLTGSIPEDIVNLKNLKILYLYYNNLVGQIPSGVGMLPNLTDLRLFTCHGVFPVSLGDCDTIHIIKASNNHFVGDFPEKIWSCAMLTIVMIGGNNFTGTLPSXISSNISXIXIGNNRFSGAIPTSSATGLHRFLAKNNLFSGMLPPDMSKLANLVRLDLSRNQLSGLIPTYC; translated from the exons ATGTCCAATAATAATACTAGTAATATTTTATTACTActgctcctcttcttcttgGGGTCCGGTGCTGAGCtcgatgacggcggcgagctccaaACACTTCTAACCATCAAGAGAGATTGGGGTAGCCCTGCTGCACTCAGCTCAT AAGTGAGAAACTCCAGTTCTTTCAGTCACTGTAATTGGGCAGGAATTGGTTGTAGAAATGGCCAGGTTACATCCCTCTCCTTCCACAACTTCCAAATAGCCAATCTAATCCCAGCTTCTATTTGTAGCCTCAAGAACCTGAAGTACTTAGACCTCTCTTTCAACAATCTCACCGGTGAGTTCCCTACGGCGCTCTACAGTTGCTCAGCTTTGCAGTTCCTTGACCTGTCCAACAATGAGTTCACTGGCAAACTTCCGGAACATGTTGACAAGCTGTCCTTGGGGATGCAGCACCTCAACCTGTCAAGAAATTCTTTCATCGGCGACCTGCCATCGGCTATTGGTCGGTTTTCCAAGCTCAAGTCGCTGGTGCTTGACAGTAACAATTTCAATGGGACCTATCAGGGTGCTGCCATTGGAGGTCTCGTGGAGCTTGAGATGCTAACATTGGCATATAATCCGTTCAAGGCTAGTCTAATTCCAAACGAGTTTGGCAAGCTGACTAAGCTGACATATCTGTGGCTATCATGGATGAACCTGATTGGTAACATCCCTAATGTTCTGTCAGCATTGACAGAGCTCGAGCTATTGGACATATCAATAAATAAGTTGGAAGGA AAAATCCCAAAGTGGATATGGAAGCTTCAGAAGCTCGAGATGTTGTTCCTCTCCGGAAACAATTTCATTGGTGAGATTGGTTCTGACATCTCAGCTCTCAAATTGCAGGAGCTTGATTTGTCCATCAACAAGCTCACCGGATCAATACCAGAAGATATTGTGAActtgaagaacttgaaaattctATACTTGTACTACAACAACCTCGTTGGACAAATCCCAAGTGGTGTTGGAATGCTGCCGAATCTTACCGACCTTCGGCTATTCACGTGCCATGGAGTGTTTCCGGTGAGCCTCGGGGACTGCGACACCATCCACATTATCAAGGCATCCAACAACCACTTTGTTGGGGACTTCCCAGAGAAAATATGGTCGTGTGCGATGCTTACCATAGTTATGATTGGAGGAAACAACTTCACCGGTACTCTGCCAAGTTAGATATCATCCAACATCTCGTAGATTTAGATAGGAAACAATAGGTTCTCTGGTGCAATTCCAACATCTTCTGCAACTGGACTCCATAGATTTTTagcgaaaaataatttgttctCTGGCATGCTACCTCCAGACATGTCCAAGCTCGCCAACCTTGTCAGGCTGGATCTTTCTAGGAACCAACTATCTGGATTGATTCCAACATATTGTTAA